One window of Elusimicrobiaceae bacterium genomic DNA carries:
- a CDS encoding thiamine diphosphokinase, whose translation MSKALLICNGEKPGCWLKKLAQEADFVLAADGGSNSALSAGITPDVVIGDLDSASPKTKNVFQDIPFIHVKRQDNTDLEKALDWLVLQQFDECVIVGATGGRLDFTVGNFLSVYPYLSKIKIIFRGKNWSIFPLTQSFRFSANKGARMSIIPLTNCQNLTLKGVKYRLNGVDWQLGQTGLSNVITAKRTEVLFDKGYLLLYIED comes from the coding sequence ATGTCCAAAGCACTATTGATTTGTAATGGAGAAAAACCGGGCTGTTGGTTGAAAAAGTTGGCCCAAGAGGCGGACTTTGTATTGGCTGCTGACGGTGGATCTAATTCGGCACTATCGGCAGGCATCACCCCCGATGTAGTGATTGGAGATTTGGACTCCGCTTCCCCAAAAACAAAAAATGTCTTTCAAGATATTCCATTTATTCATGTCAAACGCCAAGATAATACAGACTTGGAAAAAGCGTTGGATTGGTTGGTGTTGCAACAATTTGACGAATGTGTCATCGTAGGCGCAACGGGCGGCAGGTTGGATTTTACAGTGGGTAATTTTCTATCGGTTTATCCCTACCTCAGCAAAATAAAAATTATATTTAGAGGAAAGAATTGGAGCATTTTCCCCTTAACACAGTCTTTTCGTTTTTCTGCCAATAAAGGAGCTCGCATGAGCATTATTCCTCTTACAAATTGCCAAAATCTTACCTTAAAAGGTGTAAAATACCGCTTAAACGGGGTAGATTGGCAGTTGGGGCAGACGGGGCTTTCTAACGTAATTACCGCTAAAAGAACAGAAGTCTTGTTTGACAAAGGATATCTGTTGCTTTATATAGAAGATTGA
- a CDS encoding YfcC family protein, which translates to MKLLKFKLPQFNTLSIIFAIILLVTAMTWIVPSGAYDRVLSDGREVVVAGTYHAVEANPQGIFDVLKAPITGFENTALVIAFLLIIGGVLAVVEKTGAITAGIKEASNFFGKNPQFKFLFIPMGIIIFSLCGATFGMCEETLIFIPILIPLALSLGYDSAIGTAIPFVGAGVGFAAAFTNPFTVGIAQGIAQVPLYSGLGYRLIVWSICTTVVITFLMLYARKITKDPTKSLTYEYDQAKRQELGMNKESHKITTRQKLVLLAFGLGMVGLVCGVLKPQLCDFIKGFTGIDLMTLLNLENSGWYITEIAALFLGIGFVSAILGGLNMSQFTDSFFDGVRGMASIAITLCFAQAIVLIAQNGQILDTLLNFMSKGISKLHPICASWAAMMLQTVIDFFIPSGSSKAVLTMPILAPLADLIGITRQTMVLSFQLGGSWLNMIFPTDPVTIAAIGFANIAFSKWLRWLAPLLILMYLLSFAALVPPYFMNW; encoded by the coding sequence ATGAAGTTGTTGAAGTTTAAATTACCACAATTCAACACGTTAAGTATTATTTTTGCCATTATCTTATTGGTGACGGCAATGACGTGGATTGTACCCAGCGGTGCATATGACCGCGTACTCAGCGATGGCCGAGAAGTTGTAGTGGCCGGCACCTATCATGCCGTAGAAGCCAACCCACAAGGTATTTTTGACGTACTAAAAGCCCCTATTACCGGTTTTGAAAATACCGCTTTGGTTATTGCATTTTTGCTCATTATCGGCGGTGTATTGGCCGTTGTGGAAAAAACCGGCGCCATTACCGCAGGTATCAAAGAAGCCAGCAATTTCTTTGGCAAAAACCCTCAATTTAAATTCCTTTTTATCCCGATGGGTATTATCATTTTTTCGTTATGTGGTGCCACATTTGGCATGTGTGAAGAAACTTTGATTTTTATTCCCATTTTGATTCCTTTAGCTCTTTCTTTGGGTTATGACTCTGCTATCGGCACCGCTATCCCGTTTGTAGGTGCAGGTGTCGGCTTTGCAGCGGCTTTTACAAACCCTTTTACCGTAGGTATTGCTCAAGGCATCGCCCAAGTACCGCTTTATTCTGGTTTGGGATATCGTTTAATTGTATGGTCCATTTGTACGACAGTTGTGATTACATTCTTAATGCTCTACGCACGCAAAATCACCAAAGATCCCACGAAAAGTTTGACCTATGAATATGATCAAGCCAAACGTCAAGAATTGGGCATGAATAAAGAAAGTCACAAAATTACCACCCGTCAAAAACTAGTATTACTTGCTTTTGGGCTGGGGATGGTCGGGCTGGTGTGTGGTGTACTCAAACCCCAACTCTGTGACTTTATTAAAGGCTTCACCGGCATTGATTTAATGACTCTTTTAAACCTTGAAAACAGCGGTTGGTATATTACCGAAATTGCCGCCTTATTCTTGGGAATAGGCTTTGTATCGGCTATTTTAGGCGGATTAAACATGAGCCAATTTACCGACAGTTTCTTTGACGGTGTACGCGGCATGGCCTCTATCGCCATTACCTTATGTTTTGCTCAAGCCATCGTGCTGATTGCTCAAAACGGTCAGATTTTAGATACTCTTTTAAACTTCATGTCTAAGGGAATTTCCAAACTGCACCCGATTTGTGCCTCTTGGGCTGCCATGATGTTGCAGACGGTAATTGACTTCTTTATTCCGTCCGGCTCCAGCAAAGCAGTATTGACTATGCCTATTTTGGCTCCGTTGGCAGATTTGATTGGCATTACCCGCCAAACGATGGTACTTTCATTTCAATTAGGCGGAAGTTGGTTAAATATGATTTTCCCCACTGACCCCGTCACCATTGCGGCCATCGGTTTTGCCAATATTGCCTTTTCCAAGTGGCTTAGATGGTTGGCTCCGTTGTTAATTTTGATGTATCTGTTGTCTTTTGCCGCTTTGGTTCCGCCGTATTTCATGAATTGGTAA
- a CDS encoding prepilin-type N-terminal cleavage/methylation domain-containing protein, translating to MKKGFTLTELLMVVVIVGILSTIALPGYQRSIEKTRATEAMNILKTANDAVYAFAAERNKCPESFKKILVTIPGEKTSDTLITGKYFRYHLNAAVNAYIPGTGCGGIIAERIGGEYQIWNPYATTEAGKRTLACNSNTEAGIKICRSLGIYTQKDPIIPETDI from the coding sequence ATGAAGAAAGGATTTACCTTAACGGAATTGTTGATGGTGGTAGTCATTGTCGGGATTTTATCTACGATTGCTTTGCCCGGTTATCAGCGTAGTATTGAAAAAACGCGCGCTACGGAGGCCATGAACATACTTAAAACGGCCAATGACGCAGTATATGCTTTTGCCGCAGAAAGGAACAAATGTCCGGAATCGTTTAAAAAAATTCTGGTGACAATTCCGGGAGAAAAGACATCTGATACATTAATTACCGGCAAATATTTCAGGTATCATTTAAATGCGGCCGTTAATGCTTATATTCCGGGAACCGGATGCGGTGGAATTATTGCAGAAAGAATTGGGGGAGAATATCAAATTTGGAATCCTTATGCCACCACTGAAGCCGGAAAACGTACATTGGCGTGCAACTCCAATACTGAAGCCGGGATAAAAATCTGCAGATCTTTGGGTATTTATACACAGAAAGATCCTATCATTCCGGAAACGGACATATAA
- a CDS encoding diaminopimelate epimerase, with translation MHFIKYQGLGNDFVFVNAQKEKINDVFKAAQILCDRRFGIGADGLILMSDSATADAQMRVINADGSEAEMCGNASRCAPLFWKEQGLLKNDTLCLETLAGPIITEVKDWQKGLVSVDMGMPRLTRGEIPMSGNPAQQAINVPLTAAGQEWCGTAVSMGNPHFVIFVPDMALVDVAKVGPVIEKHACFPKKTNVEFVQKIDHRTLRMRVWERGAGITQACGTGSCATAVAAVLTGQTEETVRVILDGGELEIDWTGRKHLRMTGPAQKVFEGEFKERL, from the coding sequence ATGCACTTTATTAAATATCAAGGGTTGGGCAATGATTTCGTATTTGTGAATGCCCAAAAAGAAAAAATAAATGACGTTTTTAAAGCGGCTCAAATTTTATGTGATCGCCGCTTTGGCATTGGCGCAGACGGTTTGATTTTGATGTCTGATTCTGCAACGGCCGATGCTCAGATGAGGGTGATTAATGCAGATGGGAGCGAAGCCGAAATGTGCGGCAATGCCTCACGTTGTGCCCCGTTGTTTTGGAAAGAACAAGGCCTCTTGAAAAACGATACCTTGTGTCTGGAAACACTGGCCGGCCCTATTATTACTGAAGTAAAAGATTGGCAAAAGGGCCTTGTATCGGTGGACATGGGAATGCCTCGATTGACCAGGGGGGAAATACCGATGAGTGGAAACCCCGCCCAACAAGCAATAAACGTGCCGTTAACGGCTGCCGGACAAGAATGGTGCGGTACGGCTGTTTCTATGGGTAATCCTCATTTTGTAATTTTTGTGCCGGATATGGCTTTGGTAGATGTGGCGAAGGTAGGGCCTGTAATTGAAAAACATGCCTGCTTTCCTAAGAAAACCAATGTGGAATTTGTACAAAAAATAGACCATCGTACTTTGCGTATGCGTGTGTGGGAACGCGGTGCCGGTATTACACAAGCCTGCGGCACCGGCTCTTGTGCTACGGCAGTGGCGGCGGTCTTAACAGGGCAAACGGAAGAAACGGTACGAGTAATTTTGGACGGAGGAGAGTTGGAAATTGATTGGACAGGCCGCAAGCACTTGCGTATGACGGGGCCTGCGCAAAAAGTTTTTGAAGGAGAATTTAAAGAAAGATTATGA
- a CDS encoding sodium:solute symporter family protein gives MLNKLKIISYLSTTDWCVFGLVMALTFAVAVYGHYRQKKPQNTALDYLLMGRQLTLPLFVATLVATWYGGIFGVNEITFNYGIYNFVTQGFFWYVAYIIFAFFIAEKVAKYQSVTLPDLAENMFGPKAGKVAALFTFFYITPVAYVLSLGIFLNMIFGIGVLNGMIIGTVFTCIYTAWGGFKAVVFSDLVQFFVMCSAVLLVVLFSLQDFGGISFLKTHLPPSHFSLTGGNGILNTLIWGFIALSTLIDPSFYQRCFAAKSPQIVKKGVLISTLIWFCFDICTTLGSLYARALLPTAEPAEAYFFYAIQLLPTGLKGFFVAGILAIILSTLNSFLFIASNTLSYDLLKHRFKNIIFSNRIALFVVGGLAIAMAQLLDGSFKEIWITLGSYFSACLLVPILVGYIYPKRISDRLFVCSALSSAAVMTAWKILPLSGFWAQIDGFYIGVSTSIVILLLNKTRKNKNVQSTIDL, from the coding sequence ATGCTCAATAAATTAAAAATAATTTCTTATCTTTCCACCACTGATTGGTGTGTGTTCGGTTTAGTAATGGCGCTTACTTTTGCCGTAGCCGTCTATGGCCATTACCGTCAAAAAAAACCACAAAATACCGCTTTGGATTATTTATTAATGGGCCGGCAACTTACCTTGCCTTTGTTTGTAGCCACCTTAGTAGCCACTTGGTATGGCGGTATTTTTGGAGTCAATGAAATCACCTTTAACTATGGAATTTACAATTTTGTGACACAAGGGTTTTTCTGGTATGTGGCTTATATTATATTTGCTTTCTTTATTGCAGAAAAAGTGGCCAAGTATCAATCTGTCACTTTGCCGGATTTGGCAGAAAATATGTTCGGCCCTAAAGCAGGAAAAGTGGCAGCCTTGTTTACTTTTTTCTATATCACGCCGGTAGCCTACGTGTTGAGTTTGGGAATTTTTTTAAATATGATTTTTGGCATTGGCGTATTAAACGGCATGATTATCGGCACTGTTTTTACGTGTATTTATACCGCTTGGGGAGGATTTAAAGCGGTTGTTTTTTCAGATTTGGTCCAATTTTTTGTTATGTGCAGTGCCGTATTATTGGTAGTTCTTTTTTCCTTGCAAGATTTTGGAGGAATTTCCTTTTTGAAAACCCATCTTCCCCCCTCTCACTTTAGTTTGACGGGCGGAAACGGTATCTTAAATACGCTGATTTGGGGATTTATTGCTTTATCTACTTTAATAGACCCTAGTTTTTACCAGCGTTGTTTTGCGGCCAAAAGCCCGCAAATCGTAAAAAAAGGGGTATTGATTTCCACTCTCATTTGGTTTTGTTTTGATATATGTACAACTTTAGGCTCTTTATATGCTCGTGCCTTACTGCCGACGGCAGAGCCGGCGGAAGCGTATTTCTTTTATGCGATACAACTATTGCCAACAGGATTAAAAGGCTTTTTTGTAGCGGGCATTTTGGCCATCATTCTCTCCACGCTTAATTCTTTTTTATTTATTGCTTCCAATACATTAAGTTATGATTTGCTAAAACACCGGTTCAAAAATATTATTTTTTCCAACCGTATTGCTCTTTTTGTTGTAGGCGGTTTAGCAATTGCAATGGCCCAACTTCTAGATGGAAGTTTTAAAGAAATTTGGATTACCTTAGGCTCTTATTTTTCAGCCTGTTTACTGGTGCCTATTTTGGTAGGATATATATATCCAAAGCGCATTAGTGACCGTTTATTTGTCTGCAGTGCTCTTTCCAGCGCGGCTGTTATGACGGCATGGAAAATACTTCCACTAAGTGGATTTTGGGCACAAATAGATGGGTTCTATATTGGGGTAAGTACCAGCATTGTAATTTTGCTTTTAAACAAAACAAGGAAAAACAAAAATGTCCAAAGCACTATTGATTTGTAA
- a CDS encoding acetate kinase → MIILFLNCGSSSVKYSVYDWEKKRSLAAGGVERVGIAGSFITHERPGQAAHELQQDCKDHKDAINLVISTLTHKEHGVIENINMISAVGHRIVHGGKFTKSVEATDEVIAELKNISDLAPLHNPAHIMGIEAAKSILPNVKHVCVMDTAFHQTMPAFAYMYALPREWYTDYSMRRFGAHGTSVMYCSRRAAVLLGKNVEDTSTIVCHIGNGASCTAIKNGQCYDTSMGLTPLEGLIMGTRSGDIDPSICFHMMKKLNMAPEEMYRILNRESGVKAITGGRFADRRDIEINAQKGDELCKLAIAMESYRIKKYIGSYMAALGRVDAIVFTAGVGERGPVVRGKSVEGLENYGIILDPQKNRESVTKNAETCISAADSKVKIFVVPTDEEIVGVQDIVAIQAGTYDVYTKFHYIFQDPEYRNALRDEAFVEEVKKKPFLLNVAVNLPEELKK, encoded by the coding sequence ATGATTATTCTGTTTCTCAACTGTGGCAGCTCGTCTGTCAAATACAGTGTTTATGATTGGGAGAAAAAACGCAGTTTAGCCGCCGGTGGCGTAGAACGCGTGGGTATTGCCGGTTCTTTTATCACGCATGAACGTCCGGGTCAAGCCGCCCATGAATTGCAACAAGACTGCAAAGACCACAAAGATGCTATTAATTTGGTCATCAGCACACTAACACATAAAGAACATGGTGTTATTGAAAATATTAATATGATTTCTGCCGTCGGCCATCGTATTGTACATGGCGGCAAATTTACCAAATCCGTAGAAGCAACGGACGAAGTGATCGCAGAACTTAAAAATATTTCTGATTTGGCCCCCCTGCATAATCCGGCCCACATTATGGGTATTGAAGCGGCTAAATCCATCTTGCCGAATGTCAAACACGTCTGTGTCATGGATACCGCTTTCCACCAAACGATGCCTGCCTTTGCGTATATGTACGCACTTCCGCGTGAATGGTACACCGATTACAGCATGCGCCGCTTTGGTGCGCACGGAACATCTGTGATGTATTGTTCTCGTCGCGCTGCCGTACTTTTGGGCAAAAATGTAGAAGACACCAGCACTATTGTTTGTCATATAGGCAATGGAGCCAGCTGTACGGCTATTAAAAACGGACAATGCTATGACACCAGCATGGGCTTAACCCCGCTGGAAGGTTTAATCATGGGGACGCGCAGCGGTGATATTGACCCCTCTATTTGTTTCCACATGATGAAAAAACTCAACATGGCTCCGGAAGAAATGTACCGCATTTTAAACCGTGAAAGCGGTGTAAAAGCCATTACCGGCGGTCGCTTTGCCGACAGACGCGACATTGAAATTAATGCGCAAAAAGGCGATGAATTATGCAAATTAGCTATCGCGATGGAAAGCTACCGTATTAAAAAATACATCGGCTCTTACATGGCCGCTTTAGGCAGAGTAGATGCTATTGTATTTACCGCAGGTGTAGGTGAAAGAGGCCCCGTCGTGCGCGGTAAGAGTGTGGAAGGATTGGAAAACTACGGTATCATTTTGGATCCACAGAAAAACCGCGAATCCGTCACCAAAAATGCGGAAACCTGTATTTCTGCCGCAGATTCTAAAGTAAAAATCTTTGTGGTTCCGACCGATGAAGAAATCGTAGGTGTGCAAGACATCGTGGCCATTCAAGCCGGCACCTATGATGTGTACACCAAGTTCCACTATATCTTCCAAGACCCTGAATATCGCAATGCCTTGCGCGATGAAGCGTTTGTAGAAGAAGTAAAGAAAAAACCCTTCCTCTTAAACGTAGCGGTCAATCTGCCGGAAGAATTGAAAAAATAG
- a CDS encoding LL-diaminopimelate aminotransferase, whose protein sequence is MTKMNENYLNLQGSYLFAEVAKRRSAYIANHPEKEVISLGIGDVSQPLVPAVVAAMKKACDEMGNAETFRGYGPYEGYDFLRKVIAQHDYQIHGVNIAEDEIFISDGAKSDVANFQELFSADSRVALQDPVYPVYLDTNVMAGRSGSFENGQFKNIIYLPCTAENNFSPQLPKEHADLVYLCSPNNPTGSVMSREELTKWVNWALEHKAVILYDSAYEAFIREENVPHSIFEVEGAEKCAVEFRSFSKTAGFTGTRCAYCVVPKALEIYDNLGQSHKANALWMRRQSTKFNGVPYIIQRGAEAVYSAEGLRQTREIIDGYLSNARVIYSALKETGLEVFGGKNAPYIWLKTPQSMNSWQFFDFMLEKLQIVGTPGSGFGHSGEGYFRLTAFNTPELTQKAAQRILDLK, encoded by the coding sequence ATGACGAAAATGAATGAAAATTATTTAAATTTACAGGGTAGTTATTTATTTGCTGAAGTGGCCAAACGTCGCAGTGCTTATATAGCCAACCATCCTGAAAAAGAGGTGATCAGTTTAGGAATCGGAGATGTGAGCCAACCGTTGGTGCCGGCAGTTGTAGCGGCTATGAAAAAAGCCTGTGATGAGATGGGAAATGCCGAAACCTTTCGCGGATACGGCCCCTATGAGGGGTATGATTTTTTGCGTAAAGTCATTGCCCAACATGACTATCAGATTCATGGTGTAAATATTGCCGAAGACGAAATTTTTATTAGTGACGGTGCCAAAAGCGATGTGGCTAATTTTCAAGAATTATTCTCTGCAGACAGCCGCGTAGCCTTGCAAGATCCGGTGTATCCGGTGTATTTAGATACCAATGTCATGGCAGGCCGCAGCGGTAGTTTTGAAAACGGGCAATTTAAAAATATTATTTATTTGCCCTGTACGGCTGAAAATAATTTTTCACCTCAGTTGCCCAAAGAGCATGCTGATTTGGTGTATTTGTGCTCTCCCAACAACCCTACCGGTTCTGTCATGAGCCGCGAGGAACTGACAAAGTGGGTAAATTGGGCTTTAGAGCATAAGGCAGTGATTTTATATGATAGCGCCTACGAAGCCTTTATTCGTGAAGAAAATGTGCCTCATAGCATTTTTGAAGTGGAAGGGGCGGAGAAATGTGCAGTAGAGTTTCGTTCGTTCTCTAAAACAGCCGGATTTACCGGTACTCGCTGTGCCTATTGTGTAGTGCCTAAAGCATTAGAAATTTATGATAATTTGGGGCAAAGCCATAAAGCCAATGCTTTGTGGATGCGCCGTCAAAGCACCAAATTCAACGGTGTGCCGTATATCATTCAACGCGGTGCCGAAGCGGTATATTCCGCAGAAGGATTGCGCCAAACCCGTGAAATTATTGATGGGTATTTGTCCAATGCCCGGGTGATTTATAGCGCACTGAAAGAGACCGGTTTAGAAGTGTTTGGCGGAAAAAATGCCCCTTACATTTGGCTGAAAACTCCACAATCAATGAACTCTTGGCAATTTTTTGATTTTATGCTTGAAAAATTGCAGATTGTCGGTACGCCCGGATCCGGTTTTGGACATAGTGGGGAAGGCTATTTCCGTTTGACGGCTTTTAATACGCCGGAGCTTACGCAAAAAGCGGCCCAGCGAATTTTAGATTTAAAATAA
- a CDS encoding isoprenyl transferase — MSIDTTNPTPKHVAIIMDGNGRWAAMRNLPRSAGHKEGAQSVRRIIESAPELGIKFITLYAFSTENWSRPKEEIDALMDLLEKTLDEYQKSAEKKNLRIWVSGEREPLPVRILQKIDKLVQSTAHHTGLTVNLALNYGAQQEITHAVNKLLADGKKQISIQDISDHLYQPQLPAPELIIRTSGEQRLSNFLLWQAAYSEFYFTSVLWPDFNKEQLQKALQEYQRRQRRFGGI; from the coding sequence ATGAGCATAGATACAACAAACCCTACTCCCAAACACGTGGCTATTATTATGGACGGAAACGGCCGTTGGGCCGCTATGCGTAATTTACCGCGCTCTGCCGGCCACAAAGAAGGTGCCCAATCCGTACGACGTATTATTGAAAGTGCGCCGGAGTTAGGCATTAAATTTATTACACTCTATGCTTTTTCTACAGAGAATTGGTCTCGTCCGAAAGAAGAAATTGATGCCTTAATGGATCTTTTGGAAAAAACCTTAGATGAATATCAAAAATCAGCCGAGAAGAAAAATTTACGCATTTGGGTCAGCGGAGAAAGAGAGCCTTTACCGGTTCGAATTTTGCAAAAAATAGATAAATTGGTTCAAAGCACTGCTCATCATACGGGGTTGACGGTAAATTTGGCGCTTAATTATGGCGCACAACAAGAAATCACCCATGCCGTTAACAAACTCTTGGCAGACGGAAAAAAACAAATCTCAATCCAAGATATTTCCGACCACCTTTATCAACCCCAACTTCCTGCTCCGGAGTTGATTATCCGCACGTCCGGTGAACAACGCTTATCTAATTTTTTATTATGGCAAGCTGCTTATAGTGAATTTTATTTTACTTCCGTTTTGTGGCCGGATTTTAACAAAGAACAACTGCAAAAAGCATTGCAAGAATATCAACGCCGACAGCGAAGATTCGGTGGCATTTAA
- a CDS encoding tetratricopeptide repeat protein, giving the protein MKKIILLVCALCLSVSVAAQSAASLVNRSKKQTDLSQKMILLTKAVKKSPKYAAAWHHRGDVYRQMGRYNKAISDYSKAISLTPKDPFRYYARALAYMDMEKNTLALADLTKAISLKKDYSDFYLHRARVHFDLQKYAASIKDYKKYLKRKKATAEISFALAQAYFHIYKYNEAEEELTALLEKYEEWAEIYFWLGRIRYNQGRLDEAVSFYSKAINRHPEWDQAYRYRASAFKDMGEPEAAAQDYSRLLELAPEDIFYNRRGLVYEEMGQLDKALADYNKTIEISPKWPIAYNNRGYVYLKQKNYNMARKDFQKAIELDDSLPTPYINLAGTYWLQKKDRRQVYRYLEQALKRGFRDFDALYDQEKKGWMFEGINKTAEFRAVMYR; this is encoded by the coding sequence ATGAAAAAAATTATTTTACTTGTGTGTGCGTTGTGTTTATCGGTTTCGGTTGCGGCACAGAGTGCTGCCTCTTTGGTGAACCGTTCTAAAAAACAGACCGACCTTTCTCAAAAAATGATCCTGTTAACCAAAGCCGTTAAAAAATCTCCCAAATATGCCGCAGCCTGGCATCACAGAGGGGACGTTTACCGTCAAATGGGAAGATACAATAAAGCCATTTCCGATTATTCTAAAGCCATTAGTCTTACACCTAAGGATCCGTTTCGTTATTATGCGCGTGCACTGGCCTATATGGATATGGAAAAAAATACGTTGGCTTTGGCTGATTTGACAAAAGCCATCTCTCTGAAAAAAGATTATTCTGATTTTTACTTGCACAGGGCACGTGTCCATTTTGATTTGCAAAAATACGCTGCCTCCATCAAAGATTACAAGAAGTATTTAAAACGCAAAAAAGCCACTGCGGAAATATCTTTTGCTTTAGCGCAGGCTTATTTTCATATTTATAAATACAATGAAGCGGAGGAGGAGTTAACCGCGCTATTAGAAAAGTATGAAGAATGGGCGGAAATTTATTTTTGGTTGGGCCGAATCCGCTATAATCAGGGCAGACTGGATGAAGCCGTTTCTTTTTACAGTAAAGCCATTAACCGCCATCCCGAATGGGATCAGGCATACCGTTATCGTGCCTCTGCTTTTAAAGATATGGGAGAGCCGGAAGCGGCAGCGCAAGATTACAGCCGTCTGTTAGAGTTGGCTCCGGAAGATATTTTTTATAATAGACGCGGGCTCGTGTATGAGGAGATGGGGCAGTTGGATAAAGCCTTAGCCGACTACAATAAAACTATAGAAATTTCTCCCAAATGGCCGATTGCTTACAATAATCGGGGTTATGTGTATTTAAAACAAAAAAATTATAATATGGCTAGAAAAGATTTTCAAAAAGCCATTGAATTGGACGATAGTTTGCCTACGCCTTATATTAATTTGGCCGGTACCTATTGGTTGCAAAAGAAAGACCGCCGCCAAGTATATCGCTATTTAGAGCAGGCTTTAAAGCGCGGTTTTCGTGATTTTGATGCTTTGTATGACCAAGAGAAGAAAGGGTGGATGTTTGAAGGTATTAATAAGACGGCAGAATTTAGAGCTGTGATGTATAGATAA
- a CDS encoding YfcC family protein has translation MKKFFSKFCNTYFLIFCIMLAVTALTWVIPAGEYQRIEQDGRTIAVAGSYHTVEPTPQGLGQALQAPIQGFHQCAEIIAFILVVGALFTVIERTGAVSTVVKKVSFYFAQHPKHRIFFIPTCMFLFSLCGAVFGMEEETLIFIPIFIPLALSLGYDTLVGMAIPFIGAFTGFSSAFVNPFTVGIAQTIAQLPMYSGWQYRVLVWFIFTSVVAAFFTWYGEKIRKHPSKSLTCKKDIVRRAELNIVNDVVVDESFRLTNAHKLVLLSFVSGMGILFYGIIKYQWYMTEIAAVFLGVTIAVAYFGKLKLDQTTDAILAGAQSMIGVCILMALARSIVIVATQGHILDTVLHGMTQSLGTLHPILASQAMFFVQTILNFFIASGSGQAVLTMPIMIPLGDLVHVSRQTVILAYQFGEGWGNPIIPTAPVTMGALALAGISYGSWVKWFMKLEIILIVLSLLLLIPAYYIW, from the coding sequence ATGAAAAAATTCTTTTCCAAATTCTGTAATACCTATTTTTTAATCTTTTGCATTATGTTGGCCGTGACGGCTTTGACTTGGGTAATTCCGGCCGGCGAATATCAACGCATAGAACAAGACGGACGCACGATTGCCGTTGCCGGCTCCTATCATACGGTTGAGCCAACCCCTCAAGGATTAGGCCAAGCCTTACAAGCCCCCATTCAAGGGTTTCATCAATGCGCCGAGATTATCGCTTTTATTTTAGTTGTCGGTGCTTTATTTACGGTAATAGAACGTACGGGAGCCGTCAGCACCGTAGTTAAAAAAGTAAGTTTTTACTTTGCCCAACACCCCAAGCACCGTATCTTTTTTATCCCTACTTGTATGTTTTTATTCTCTCTGTGTGGGGCCGTATTTGGCATGGAAGAAGAAACACTGATTTTTATTCCCATTTTTATTCCGCTGGCACTTTCTTTGGGATATGATACTTTGGTGGGTATGGCCATTCCGTTTATCGGGGCATTTACAGGATTCTCTTCTGCTTTTGTCAATCCGTTTACCGTAGGCATTGCACAAACCATTGCCCAATTGCCCATGTACTCCGGTTGGCAATATCGCGTGTTGGTATGGTTTATTTTTACGAGCGTTGTGGCGGCCTTTTTTACTTGGTATGGAGAAAAGATACGCAAACACCCCAGCAAAAGTTTAACCTGCAAAAAGGACATCGTTAGACGTGCAGAACTCAATATTGTTAATGATGTGGTGGTGGATGAATCTTTCCGTCTGACAAACGCACACAAATTGGTACTTCTTTCCTTTGTAAGCGGTATGGGCATTTTGTTCTACGGCATTATTAAATATCAGTGGTACATGACAGAAATTGCCGCCGTATTTTTGGGTGTCACGATTGCAGTGGCTTACTTTGGCAAATTGAAGTTGGACCAAACGACCGATGCCATTTTGGCCGGAGCACAAAGCATGATAGGGGTATGTATTTTGATGGCTTTGGCACGCTCTATCGTCATTGTGGCTACGCAAGGACACATTTTAGATACGGTATTGCACGGCATGACTCAAAGTTTGGGTACTTTACACCCCATTTTAGCCTCTCAGGCAATGTTCTTTGTGCAAACTATATTGAACTTTTTTATCGCTTCCGGTTCAGGACAAGCAGTGCTGACAATGCCTATTATGATTCCGTTGGGAGATTTGGTGCATGTTTCCCGTCAAACTGTTATTTTGGCATACCAATTCGGAGAAGGCTGGGGCAATCCTATTATCCCCACAGCTCCTGTCACGATGGGGGCTTTGGCCTTAGCGGGTATTTCTTACGGATCTTGGGTAAAATGGTTTATGAAGTTAGAGATCATTTTAATTGTATTATCCTTACTACTGCTGATACCGGCATATTATATTTGGTAA